In Deltaproteobacteria bacterium, the sequence GCTTCGCCCTAGGGGCGTTGAGGATAGAGGAAAGGGATTTCCCCTCCTTTTTTCGCGAATTGCTCTCCGTTTGCGATACCCTGAGACAAACCCGGCCCACGGCCGTCAATCTCCGTTGGGCCCTGCAGAGGATGAAGAGAGTATGTGAGGCAAACAAGGAGACGCATGTGGAGGTAATCAAGGAGCGTCTGGTCATGGAGGCCCTCGCCATATTGGAGGAGGATATAGAGAGCAACAAAAGGATAGGGGAGATAGGAAAGGACCTCATCCAAGATGGCGTCACCATCTTG encodes:
- a CDS encoding S-methyl-5-thioribose-1-phosphate isomerase, producing the protein MFPKTIEWKGDRVFILDQRRLPEEEVYLECPDVATVAEAIRTLAIRGAPAIGIAAAMGFALGALRIEERDFPSFFRELLSVCDTLRQTRPTAVNLRWALQRMKRVCEANKETHVEVIKERLVMEALAILEEDIESNKRIGEIGKDLIQDGVTIL